In a genomic window of Lycium ferocissimum isolate CSIRO_LF1 chromosome 9, AGI_CSIRO_Lferr_CH_V1, whole genome shotgun sequence:
- the LOC132031359 gene encoding uncharacterized protein LOC132031359: protein MESSWRKVLLMVLYQIVITNLTLQGVRAWTGDIHGRVVCDVCGDSSVGPEDHVLQGAEVAVLCITKSGEVLNYQAFTDSKGIYRVAETMPESDRWDACLARPISSFHEHCTRLGDSNSGVKFSYNHPSGYSHTVRPFVYRPTNVPTYCI from the exons atggagTCAAGTTGGAGAAAGGTATTATTAATGGTACTTTACCAGATTGTAATTACAAATTTGACCTTACAAGGTGTTAGAGCTTGGACTGGTGACattcatggaagagttgttTGTGATGTTTGTGGTGATTCTTCTGTTGGTCCTGAAGATCATGTTCTACAAG GTGCAGAGGTTGCTGTTCTTTGCATAACGAAATCTGGGGAAGTTTTGAATTATCAGGCATTCACAGATTCAAAGGGGATATATAGAGTGGCCGAGACAATGCCTGAGAGCGATCGTTGGGATGCGTGCCTAGCGAGACCTATCAGTAGCTTCCACGAGCACTGCACACGCCTGGGAGATAGCAACTCGGGGGTGAAGTTCAGCTACAATCATCCTTCAGGATATTCACACACAGTCAGACCATTTGTATATCGTCCCACCAATGTTCCAACGTACTGCATCTAA